From one Thalassobaculum sp. OXR-137 genomic stretch:
- a CDS encoding 6,7-dimethyl-8-ribityllumazine synthase yields MNQSTETTTTPSPRTGRIAFIQARWHAEIVDACRVSFLESLGRDRPGGFAVDVYDVPGAFEIPLLARRLARSGTYQAVVAAAFVVDGGIYRHDFVAQSVISGLMQAQMEADVPVLSAVLTPHRFHESAEHKAFFLDHFRLKGREVAAACLAVTSEPAPVEIAA; encoded by the coding sequence ATGAATCAGAGCACCGAAACCACCACCACCCCCTCCCCCCGGACCGGCCGGATCGCCTTCATTCAGGCGCGCTGGCATGCCGAGATCGTCGATGCCTGCCGGGTCTCGTTCCTGGAGAGCCTCGGCCGCGACCGGCCCGGCGGCTTCGCGGTCGACGTCTACGACGTGCCCGGCGCCTTCGAGATCCCGCTGCTGGCCCGGCGGCTGGCGCGGTCGGGGACGTACCAGGCGGTCGTCGCCGCCGCCTTCGTAGTCGACGGCGGCATCTACCGCCACGACTTCGTCGCCCAGAGCGTGATCTCCGGGCTGATGCAGGCGCAGATGGAGGCCGACGTGCCGGTCCTGTCGGCCGTGCTCACCCCGCACCGGTTCCACGAGAGCGCCGAGCACAAGGCCTTCTTCCTCGACCACTTCCGCCTGAAGGGCCGCGAGGTGGCCGCCGCCTGCCTCGCCGTCACTTCAGAGCCGGCGCCGGTGGAGATCGCCGCCTAG
- a CDS encoding ATP-binding protein has protein sequence MTSFQSDAVQTFLFLSIAFLLVWISRTHAPGVRPGLRWMAAGFVGFAASEAGHALIADRYGLAELLPVAAGMALFAIGLLRFTRTLNTSTTTSEMLRSALDTSSDGVWLYDSNERVVFTNNRYHELNPEVPPQDQITTYTMEELLRLNQRTKDVKAEIAPESRIQEILAERRSGREIVKEVTRPNGTTYLIRAKPTRDGGLLVLQTDITALKHAQHDLLEAKSALEAANRDLERNVRDRTQELRRALLQAEMANRSKTDFLANMSHELRTPLNSIIGFAGMISQRVYGPVGDDRYLECARYVHESGMHLLELINEVLDVARIEAGQLTIAPQYVGVGDVFRECAAMLTPRASSKDIALTFEAAPDTPPAFADSLRIKQIVLNLAENAIKFTPNGGSVAVSSEATNEGGVRITIRDTGIGMTAPEVERALERFGQVGSGHMVSREGVGLGLAICKSLMELHGGTLGIDSAPDAGTTVTIVFPPRPA, from the coding sequence GTGACATCCTTTCAGTCGGACGCAGTTCAGACCTTCCTGTTTCTCTCGATCGCATTCCTGCTGGTCTGGATCTCGCGCACTCACGCGCCCGGCGTCCGCCCCGGTCTGCGCTGGATGGCCGCCGGCTTCGTCGGGTTCGCCGCGTCCGAGGCGGGCCACGCCCTGATCGCGGACCGCTATGGGCTCGCCGAGCTGCTCCCGGTCGCCGCCGGCATGGCGCTTTTCGCCATCGGTCTGCTGCGGTTCACCCGCACCCTGAACACCAGCACCACGACGTCCGAGATGCTGCGCTCCGCCCTCGACACCTCGTCGGACGGCGTCTGGCTCTATGACTCCAACGAGCGGGTGGTGTTCACCAACAACCGGTACCACGAGCTGAATCCCGAGGTGCCGCCGCAGGACCAGATCACGACCTACACGATGGAGGAGCTGCTCCGGCTCAACCAGCGGACCAAGGACGTGAAGGCCGAGATCGCCCCGGAGTCCCGGATCCAGGAGATCCTGGCCGAACGGCGCAGCGGCCGGGAGATCGTGAAGGAGGTGACCCGCCCCAACGGCACCACCTATCTGATCCGGGCCAAGCCGACCCGCGACGGCGGGCTGCTGGTCCTGCAGACCGACATCACCGCGCTCAAGCACGCCCAGCACGACCTGCTCGAGGCGAAGAGCGCGCTGGAGGCCGCCAACCGCGACTTGGAACGCAATGTCCGCGACCGCACCCAGGAACTTCGCCGCGCGCTGCTTCAAGCCGAGATGGCCAACCGCTCCAAGACCGACTTCCTGGCCAATATGAGCCATGAACTGCGCACGCCCCTGAACTCGATCATCGGCTTTGCCGGGATGATCAGCCAGCGGGTCTACGGCCCCGTCGGCGACGACCGGTATCTGGAATGCGCCCGCTACGTCCACGAGTCCGGCATGCATCTGCTCGAACTGATCAACGAGGTCCTGGACGTGGCGCGGATCGAGGCGGGCCAGCTCACCATCGCCCCGCAATATGTCGGCGTCGGCGACGTGTTCCGGGAATGCGCGGCGATGCTGACGCCGCGGGCCAGCTCGAAGGACATCGCCCTGACCTTCGAGGCCGCACCCGACACCCCGCCCGCCTTCGCGGACAGCCTGCGCATCAAACAGATCGTCCTGAACCTCGCCGAGAACGCGATCAAGTTCACGCCGAACGGCGGCTCGGTCGCCGTCTCCTCCGAGGCGACCAACGAGGGCGGCGTGCGGATCACGATCCGCGACACCGGCATCGGCATGACCGCGCCGGAGGTCGAACGCGCGCTGGAACGGTTCGGCCAGGTCGGCAGCGGACACATGGTCTCGCGCGAAGGTGTCGGGCTGGGGCTGGCCATCTGCAAGTCGCTGATGGAGCTGCACGGCGGCACCCTCGGTATCGACAGCGCGCCGGACGCGGGCACCACGGTCACCATCGTCTTCCCGCCGCGCCCGGCATAG
- a CDS encoding AbrB family transcriptional regulator: protein MVESDKKPAGPQNGGPDPDDDLIPEETPGKPGGDKMTAGKRSGSMVLALAIGTAGGFLFAWLKLPLPWMMGAMVATTIASVAGADIRIDYRLRTAMIAVLGVMLGSAFRPELIDRAGEWAITISGLLVYAITAGSLVTWYFRKVGGYDAVTSYFSASPGGLNEMVLVGRAMGGDDRIIALTHSARILLVVMTIPFVFRIFADYTPSATLLPPGGGLDMAVEDWAILAGCAVIGAVVGKLLRIPAAFLVGPMAMSGIIHLAGVTEASPPSLLVACAQVVMGTGIGCRFAGTPLKTIMRVVTISIGSTIILMVSGVLFGLALERITGVPWFILVLAYAPGGLAEMSLIALALGRDVAFVATHHIFRIGFIVILAPMAFRLMRRGGKT from the coding sequence ATGGTTGAGAGCGACAAGAAACCCGCCGGCCCGCAGAACGGCGGCCCGGACCCGGACGACGACCTGATTCCGGAGGAGACGCCCGGCAAGCCCGGCGGCGACAAGATGACCGCCGGCAAGCGCAGCGGCTCCATGGTTCTGGCGCTGGCGATCGGGACGGCCGGCGGCTTCCTCTTCGCCTGGCTCAAGCTGCCGCTGCCCTGGATGATGGGCGCCATGGTCGCCACCACCATCGCCTCGGTCGCCGGCGCCGATATCCGCATCGACTACCGGCTGCGCACGGCGATGATCGCCGTCTTGGGCGTCATGCTGGGCAGCGCCTTCCGGCCCGAGCTGATCGACCGCGCCGGGGAATGGGCGATCACGATCAGCGGCCTGCTGGTCTACGCGATCACCGCCGGGTCGCTGGTCACCTGGTATTTCCGCAAGGTCGGCGGCTACGACGCGGTGACGTCCTACTTCTCGGCCTCGCCGGGCGGCCTGAACGAGATGGTGCTGGTCGGCCGCGCCATGGGCGGCGACGACCGGATCATCGCCCTCACCCACTCCGCGCGCATTCTGCTCGTCGTCATGACGATCCCGTTCGTGTTCCGGATCTTCGCCGACTACACGCCCTCGGCGACCCTGCTGCCGCCGGGGGGCGGGCTCGACATGGCGGTGGAGGACTGGGCGATCCTCGCCGGCTGCGCAGTAATCGGCGCGGTGGTCGGCAAGCTGCTGCGCATTCCGGCCGCCTTCCTGGTCGGGCCGATGGCGATGTCGGGGATCATCCACCTCGCCGGCGTCACCGAGGCGAGCCCGCCGAGCCTGCTCGTCGCCTGCGCCCAGGTGGTGATGGGCACCGGCATCGGCTGCCGCTTCGCCGGCACACCGCTGAAGACGATCATGCGGGTGGTCACGATTTCCATCGGCTCGACCATAATCCTGATGGTGTCGGGCGTGCTGTTCGGGCTCGCGCTGGAGCGGATCACCGGCGTGCCGTGGTTCATTCTGGTGCTGGCCTATGCCCCGGGCGGGCTGGCGGAGATGAGCCTGATCGCCCTGGCGCTCGGCCGCGACGTCGCCTTCGTGGCCACCCACCACATCTTCCGCATCGGCTTCATCGTGATCCTGGCGCCGATGGCCTTCCGGCTGATGCGGCGGGGCGGGAAGACCTAG
- a CDS encoding succinylglutamate desuccinylase/aspartoacylase domain-containing protein, which translates to MTASGPSGSWPVELQAPDIERWRAGNTRIPFFTTLDSGTDGPHVMVTAITHGNELCGAIVLDAFLASGKRPRAGRLTLGFCNVAAYRSFDPAYPTLSRFVDEDMNRVWDRSTLDGRRSSVELARARAIRPLLDTVDMLLDIHSMANPVPPLMLAGSCDKGVALARKVGTPASIVTDAGHAAGARMRDYGVFNDPSDPRAALLLEAGQHWAAGTLPVAREAFDRFLVATGMLDPQDVPAAHRAAPPPQEVIQVTEAITARGRNFAFVADYLGAEKIERAGTVIAHDDGEPVVTPYDNCILIMPSRAPAPGQTAVRLGRIVDG; encoded by the coding sequence GTGACCGCCAGCGGTCCCTCCGGATCCTGGCCGGTCGAACTGCAGGCTCCGGATATCGAGCGCTGGCGGGCCGGCAATACCCGGATCCCGTTCTTCACCACCCTCGACTCGGGCACGGACGGCCCGCATGTGATGGTGACCGCGATCACCCATGGCAACGAGCTGTGCGGCGCCATCGTGCTCGACGCGTTCCTGGCCTCCGGCAAGCGGCCGCGGGCCGGCCGGCTGACCCTCGGCTTCTGCAACGTCGCCGCCTATCGATCCTTCGATCCCGCCTATCCGACCCTGTCGCGCTTCGTCGACGAGGACATGAACCGGGTCTGGGACCGCTCCACCCTGGACGGCCGGCGCTCCTCGGTGGAGCTCGCCCGCGCCCGGGCCATCCGCCCGCTGCTCGACACGGTCGACATGCTGCTGGACATCCACTCCATGGCGAACCCGGTGCCGCCGCTGATGCTGGCCGGGTCCTGCGACAAGGGCGTGGCCCTGGCCCGCAAGGTCGGCACCCCGGCCAGCATCGTCACCGATGCCGGCCACGCCGCCGGGGCGCGGATGCGCGACTACGGCGTCTTCAACGATCCGTCCGACCCGCGCGCCGCCCTGCTGCTGGAGGCCGGCCAACACTGGGCCGCCGGGACCCTGCCGGTGGCGCGAGAGGCGTTCGACCGGTTCCTGGTGGCGACCGGCATGCTGGATCCGCAGGACGTCCCGGCCGCCCACCGCGCCGCGCCGCCGCCCCAGGAGGTCATCCAGGTCACCGAGGCGATCACCGCGCGGGGCCGGAACTTCGCCTTCGTGGCCGACTATCTCGGCGCCGAGAAGATCGAGCGGGCCGGCACCGTGATCGCCCATGACGACGGCGAGCCGGTGGTCACCCCCTATGACAATTGCATTCTGATCATGCCGTCGCGCGCGCCCGCCCCGGGCCAGACGGCAGTCCGCCTGGGACGGATCGTCGATGGTTGA